One Lathamus discolor isolate bLatDis1 unplaced genomic scaffold, bLatDis1.hap1 Scaffold_258, whole genome shotgun sequence genomic window, GGATGGCACGGCATCGCCCGGTGCTGGCTCTTTGTCCCCTTGTGTGACAGCGGCCCCTTTCTGGCCCTCGGGCAAAGGGATGCAAAATCCTTGTGGCTGGGGGCCGAGGGTTGGGCTGGGAGGTGAATTCCCTCCCAAGCTCCTGGCTAAaagcctgggaatgctgctctgcagcaggaaagcCACACTGGGTGAGGCACTAATCCGTGGGCACAAGTCTCTGGAGAGCAGAGGaacaggggctggagcagctcccgtatggagcTGGGCTGAGACCATTGGCtctaaggaagttcttccctgtgggggtggtgaggtgctggaatgggttgaatgAGAAAGactgggatgctccatccctggcagtgctcaaggccaggttggacggggctcggagcaagctgctctaggggaaggtgtccctgcccatggcaggggttggggctggatgagctttaaggtcccacccaacccaacccattccatgattgtATGGACACATTCCTCAGGCTCTTCTGTCTCAGTcactcctttccctcccttccatTTCTCTCCTGGTTCTTCAGGCAATGTCCAAGCTGGGCCTTCGCCAGGTGACGGGAGTCACCAGAGTCACCATCCGCAAATCCAAGAACATCCTCTTTGTCATCACAAAGCCAGACGTGTACAAGAGCCCTGCTTCAGACACCTACATAGTCTTTGGTGAAGCAAAGGTGACCTGACCCCCGCTGGTGACCACCTCATGGGGGTTCCTCCTTGCCACATGGATCCTGGGGgtcctggggcagagctggatgCACTGGGACGTGGGGGGAATGCAGCTCTCTGTGTCCTGTTCTGTCTcacttcttcctccctctgccaGATCGAAGACCTgtcccaacaggcccagttggCAGCTGCTGAGAAGTTCAAAGTGCAGGGAGAAGCCGTTTCAAACATCCAGGAAAACACACAGACCCCCACGGTGCAGGAGGagagtgaggaggaagaggtgagCTCGCAAGGACAGACCCCACAGCTGGGTATTCCCCtggtttgctttccttctgccgTGTTTTCCATGGCAAAGGGACAGGGCAGGGTCAGGAGCAGGTCCCCAttgccctgacttccctcccagcttctctcTTTGTGGCCTGGGAGCGTGGGGGGGCTGCCGCACTTGGGACgctcacagaatcatggaatggtttggattggaaaggagcttaaagctcatccagttccaacccgtgccgtgggcaggggcaccttcccctagagcagcttgctccaagccccgtccagcctggccttgagcactgccagggatggggcatccaaacCTTTTCcattcaacccatcccagtgtcttGCCACCCTCACACTGAAGAGCTTCTACCTTAGAGTCAACCTGaactcccctgtttcagtttaaaccatcACCCCTTATATCCTGTCACTCCAGTTCCTGCCCAGGGTCGCTCTCCAGCATCcaatgcagccatccagccaattccttatccactgggTTGTCCATCCCTCAAATCCATGTGTttaaagacaaggatgtcacGTGGGACAGGGACAAAcaccttgcacaagtccaaaGCCAATCCCGTTTGTCAGGGGTTGAGAAACCATCCCTGGACGTGTTCCCAagccatgtagatgaggccctcggTGCCATGGCTCTTTCCCAACCTGGTTGAATCCTTTATCCCCTGATTCCTTGCTCCTTTAGGTTGACGAAACCGGCGTCGAGGTGAAAGACATCGAGCTGGTGATGTCGCAGGCGAACGTGTCCCGAGCAAAGGCCGTGCGTGCCCTCAAGAACAACAGTAACGACATTGTAAATGCCATCATGGTGAGTGCCAGCCCCGCGAATGgctcctggtgggatggggaccgGCATCACGGGGGGTctcctgctgtggggctgccgTGGCTGGATCCCAACATTCCCTTCTCTCCACAGGAGTTGACGATGTAGCTGTGGGATGGAGGAGCCTTTTTTGGTGTTTCAGAGAACAGTTCAAATGCGTCTGCGTTTAAAATTTGTACTATTTCTATCCGGGAATAAAAGTTGTGGCTTATTGTTGGTGAAAACACTCGGTGCTCCCGGTGCCGAGGGCCCCCAGGGTGGAACCTTCCTCCCGGGAAGATCGCAGCCCGATACCCTGTCCCAAGAgcctcttccctcctttccttcctgtccCAAAGGACACCCGGCTCCAGCCTGGATGACTCCAGTGCAGGTTGTCACGTCCTTCATCCCCCCAGGGCTTCCCTTcacagtgggatggggatggattgCGGCATCTTCCAGCTGGATCCAAAGGGATGTGCTGGTGGGAAGCCCTGGGGAGCGGGGGGTTCTCTTTGCCTCCTACCAGCCATGGCTCCGAGAGGCCGGCTCTGCAACAGCGGCACCTTCCCGCTGCTTTCCCACCCCTATTCCAT contains:
- the NACA gene encoding nascent polypeptide-associated complex subunit alpha isoform X3; protein product: MPGEATETVPATEQELPQPQAETGSGTESDSDESVPELEEQDSTQATTQQAQLAAAAEIDEEPVSKAKQSRSEKKARKAMSKLGLRQVTGVTRVTIRKSKNILFVITKPDVYKSPASDTYIVFGEAKIEDLSQQAQLAAAEKFKVQGEAVSNIQENTQTPTVQEESEEEEVDETGVEVKDIELVMSQANVSRAKAVRALKNNSNDIVNAIMELTM